A window of Microbispora hainanensis genomic DNA:
CGGCAGCGCTCCGAGCGGAACGAGCGCGCCGCCGAGGCTGCTGAGCAGCATGCCGCCGATGTCGTACGCGGCCGACAGCTCGCCCATTCCGCGTACGAGCACGCCGAGCAGCGCGCCGAGGGCGAGCAGGGTGCAGCTCCAGCAGAGCAGGACGCCCAGCAGGAGCGGCGGATGCGGCACCCGCAGGCCCAGCACCCACACGCCGAAGCCGATGACGAGCAGTTGCTGGGCGAGCATGGCGGCGAAGACCGGCACGGCCTTGCCCACCAGGATCTCCGCGGGACGCAGCGCCGTGCCGCGCAGGCGGTCCCAGGTGCGGCCGAGCCGTTCGGTGAGGATCGCGCTGCCGGAGATGCCGAGCGCGAGCAGCGAGAAGGTCACCAGCGTGCCCACGACCGCCTGCTCCGTGCCCGCCGCCTCGCCCTGCGCCGCCG
This region includes:
- a CDS encoding ABC transporter permease, which gives rise to MWSGESVRRVGVLIRHNLLLMRGEPGPLVSRMILPLAFLALLRPLYAAAQGEAAGTEQAVVGTLVTFSLLALGISGSAILTERLGRTWDRLRGTALRPAEILVGKAVPVFAAMLAQQLLVIGFGVWVLGLRVPHPPLLLGVLLCWSCTLLALGALLGVLVRGMGELSAAYDIGGMLLSSLGGALVPLGALPHWVAAVAPVSPGYWAVHGLRAALAGDAATVAEVCGVLLVVALACGALAVGRLKGRSGRLVAL